In Streptomyces venezuelae, the sequence AGTCCGTCGTCGGTGACCTCGACAAGATCGCGCGTGTCGTGAAGGTCGTCGGCTTCGTCGCCTCCGCCCCCGACTTCACGGCCCAGCCGGGCGTGCTGAACGGTGCGAGCGAGCTGCTGGGCAAGGTCCTCGGCGAGAAGGGCGTCCACGCCCGCAGCGCGGTCGGCGTGGCGGTCCTGCCGCTGGACGCGCCGGTCGAGGTCGAGATCCAGGTGGAGCTGGTCGCCGGAGCCTGACCCCTCGGGGCGGTTCCGCCAGGACGGGCCGGGTCGCGCGCCGCGCGGTTCCCGGCCCGTCGTGCGTGGCACCGCCGGGGGGCGGGAGCGCGGTGGCCGCCAGCGGCGCCGGCGCCCCGTGTCGGCCGCCCGTGACGGGAGACCCTCGAACATCGGGCCGGATGGCCGTAGCATCCGGCCATGCCGAATGGTCAGCATGGTCAGCAGCAGCCCCCCGCCGGAGGCCAGTGGTACCCGCCGGAGTGGCCCGACCGCATCCGCGCGCTCGCGGACGGCTCGCTCGTCCCGGTGGAGCCGCGGCGCGCCGCCACCGTGATGCTCCTGCGCGACACCCCCGAGGGTCCCGCCGTGCACATGCTGCGCAGGCGGGCCTCCATGGCCTTCGCCGGGGGCGCGTACGCCTATCCGGGCGGCGGGGTCGATCCCCGCGACGAGGAGCACCAGGTCGGCTGGGCGGGTCCGTCCCGGGAGGCATGGGCGGCCCGGCTCGGGACCGACCCCCTGACGGCCCAGGCGATCGTCTGCGGTGCCGTACGGGAGACCTTCGAGGAGGCGGGTGTCCTGCTCGCCGGGCAGACCCCGGACGAGATCGTCGGTGACACCACCGGGGACGACTGGGAGGCCGACCGGCAGGCCCTCGTGGCGCGGGAGCTGTCCTTCGCGGAGTTCCTCGACCGTCGCGGCCTGCGGCTGCGTTCCGACCTGCTCGGGGCCTGGGCGCGCTGGATCACGCCCGAGTTCGAGCCGCGCCGCTACGACACCTGGTTCTTCGTCGCCGCCCTCCCCGAGGGCCAGCGCACCCGCAACGCCTCCACCGAGGCCGACCGGACCGTGTGGATCCGCCCCGCCGACGCGGCCGCCGGATACGACAAGGGCGAGCTGCTGATGATGCCGCCGACCATTTCCACGCTGCGGTCGCTGGAGCCGTACGGGAGCGCCGGGGGCGCACTCGCCGCCGCGGCCGGGCAGGACCTCGCCCCGGTACTGGCCCGGGCCACGCTGGAGGACGGCGAGCTGGTGCTCAGCTGGCCGGGGCACGACGAGTTCACCAAGCGCGTCCGCCCCGGTCGTCCTGCCGGGCCCGCCGCGTCCCCGGACCCCGCCGATCCGGCAGGTCCCGCAGATCCCACAGGTCCCGCGGATCCCGCGGGTTCCGCCGATCCCGCAGGTTCCGGAGGCCCCGCATGACCGACGCCGCCGCACTGCCCGGACAGCCCCGCGGAGTGGTCACCTCAGGGCCCGCGACCGCCCGCGCGGTGAACGTCCTGGCTCCCAACGCCTCCGCGATGACCCTCGACGGCACCAACACCTGGCTGGTGTCCGAGCCCGGATCCGACCTCGCCGTCGTGATCGATCCCGGCCCGCTGGACGAAGCGCACCTGCGGGCGGTCATCGCCACCGCCGAGGAGGCGGGCAAGCGGATCGCCCTCACCCTGCTCACCCACGGCCACCCGGACCATGCCGAGGGCGCCGGCCGCTTCGCCGAGCTCACCCGTACGAAGGTCCGCGCCCTGGACCCGGCCCTGCGTCTCGGCGACGAGGGCCTGGCCGCCGGGGACGTGATCCGGACCGGCGGGCTGGAGCTGCGCGTGATGCCGACCCCCGGCCACACCAGCGACTCGCTCTGCTTCCACCTGCCCGCCGACCGGGCGGTGCTGACCGGCGACACCATCCTGGGCCGCGGCACCACCGTCGTCGCCCACCCCGACGGCCGCCTCGGCGACTACCTGGACTCCCTGCGCCGGCTGCGCTCGCTCACCGTGGACGACGGGGTGCACACCGTCCTGCCGGGTCACGGGCCGGTCCTGGAGGACGCACAGGGCGCCGTCGAGTTCTACCTGGCCCACCGCGCGCACCGGCTCGCCCAGGTCGAGACCGCCGTCGAGAACGGCTGCCTGACCCCGGAGGCGGTCGTCGCCCAGGTCTACGCGGACGTGGACCGCTCCCTGTGGCCGGCCGCGGAATGGTCCGTCCGGGCGCAGCTGGAGTACCTTCAAGATCACGGACTGATCCCGGGAGGGCCCGAATGAACACCGTGTTCCTGTTGGTCGTGCTGGTCGCGACGGCCGGATGGATCACCTCCACGGTGACCCTGAGGGTCCAGAGCCTCCAGAACAAGGCGGACCGTATGGAGCGCCGCCTGGCCCTGGTCCTGGAGCACTTCGGCATCGAGGAGCCCGAGCCCGCCGGGATGGACGAGGTGCGGGCCCATCTCAGGGCCGACCGGCAGATCTCGGCGATCAAGGAGTACCGCCGGATCACCGGGGCGGGCCTTGCGGAGGCCAAGCTGGCCGTCGACGCCCTCGCCGAGGCCGAGAAGGCCTGAGCCGGCGAGTGCCCGCCGGGGCCGTCGCCCAGGGCGTTCAGCCCCGGCGCGGCGTCTTCGTGCCGTGCCGGGCCGTGTACTCGTCCGCCAGCCACGGCCCGAGGTCCTCGACGTAACCGCGCAGCACCTCGGGGTCCGCCACGGGGTCCAGCGCGACGGCGGCCGCCGCCTCCAGCTGCGCCGCGCGCTGCGGGTAGTACATGCCGAAGATCTCCGCGGACTCGCCGAGGTCGCTGGTCCAGCCGCCCCACCGGGGCATGACCAGCGTGAAGGCGGTGCGCACCAGGTGCCGGGAGAAGAAGCGGCTCAGCTTCCGGTACTCCTCCGGGTCCGACGCCTCCCGCACCCGCGCCCGCCACCGGGGCAGCAGGTCGGCCAGGTCGCCGTTGGTCTCGCGGGCGAGCAGGCTGTCCGGCCGGTAGCGCGGGAGGTGCTCGGCCAGATCCGCGCCGAGCAGCGGGGTGCACAGGCAGGCGAGGAACCAGCCCAGGTCGAAACGTTCCGCCTCGCTCAGGACGGCGACC encodes:
- a CDS encoding MBL fold metallo-hydrolase; this encodes MTDAAALPGQPRGVVTSGPATARAVNVLAPNASAMTLDGTNTWLVSEPGSDLAVVIDPGPLDEAHLRAVIATAEEAGKRIALTLLTHGHPDHAEGAGRFAELTRTKVRALDPALRLGDEGLAAGDVIRTGGLELRVMPTPGHTSDSLCFHLPADRAVLTGDTILGRGTTVVAHPDGRLGDYLDSLRRLRSLTVDDGVHTVLPGHGPVLEDAQGAVEFYLAHRAHRLAQVETAVENGCLTPEAVVAQVYADVDRSLWPAAEWSVRAQLEYLQDHGLIPGGPE
- a CDS encoding NUDIX hydrolase codes for the protein MPNGQHGQQQPPAGGQWYPPEWPDRIRALADGSLVPVEPRRAATVMLLRDTPEGPAVHMLRRRASMAFAGGAYAYPGGGVDPRDEEHQVGWAGPSREAWAARLGTDPLTAQAIVCGAVRETFEEAGVLLAGQTPDEIVGDTTGDDWEADRQALVARELSFAEFLDRRGLRLRSDLLGAWARWITPEFEPRRYDTWFFVAALPEGQRTRNASTEADRTVWIRPADAAAGYDKGELLMMPPTISTLRSLEPYGSAGGALAAAAGQDLAPVLARATLEDGELVLSWPGHDEFTKRVRPGRPAGPAASPDPADPAGPADPTGPADPAGSADPAGSGGPA
- a CDS encoding RidA family protein; protein product: MSAVEAKLAELGLTLPDVVPPLAAYQPAVRSGSYVFTAGQLPMVKGSMPITGKVGAEVSAEQAKELAATCALNALAAVKSVVGDLDKIARVVKVVGFVASAPDFTAQPGVLNGASELLGKVLGEKGVHARSAVGVAVLPLDAPVEVEIQVELVAGA
- a CDS encoding nucleotidyltransferase domain-containing protein, whose translation is MEHRGLDAYGYFEREGSLGRVQNEFKGVVAAARARTGEAYGRRLHSAYLYGSVPRGTARRGRSDLDLLLVLHHEPTGEDRDTAEVLARGLDEDFPEVDGVGILLHDKVAVLSEAERFDLGWFLACLCTPLLGADLAEHLPRYRPDSLLARETNGDLADLLPRWRARVREASDPEEYRKLSRFFSRHLVRTAFTLVMPRWGGWTSDLGESAEIFGMYYPQRAAQLEAAAAVALDPVADPEVLRGYVEDLGPWLADEYTARHGTKTPRRG